The Candidatus Nanopelagicales bacterium genomic sequence GTTGGGACAGCGGCGTTAATGGTTTGATTCGATAAATTTGTAAGCCCTAGCGCTAGCAGCAGCACGACAGGGATGACAAACGTAAGTAACAACTGTTCACCGTTGCGGATGAGAAGTTTCAATTCCCAGCCGGCGTGGGCGCTTATTCGGCGAGCTTGCGAAACGTGCTTCATTGCCCGCTCTCCAGTGATGTATCAATAAGCAACTGTTCTAACGTGCGATTGCCGACCCCCAGATCGCTCACCAAGACTCCATGCTGAGCGCACCAAGACGCAATGGTCGCCATGACTTGTGGAGTTGGACTACCAGTAACGATGTAGCGCCCTGGTTCTGGTTCAGTGACGCCATACCCCTCTGGAAGTGCAACTTGCAGCCCCAAAATTTCTAGATGCATTGGGCCTGTGAAGGAAATGGCATCTGAGGATCCCGTGAGTTCGGCCAATGTGCCCTGCATGGCGATGCGCCCGTTGGACATGACAGAAATCGAATCAGCCAGATCTTCAACGTCTGGCAATACATGGGTTGTCAGGACGATTGCTTTGCCTTGGTTGCGTTGCTCACGCAACAGTTCAAGCAGATTGCGACGAGCAAGTGCGTCCAGCCCAGCGGTGGGTTCATCAAGGAAAAGCAATGCCGGGGATGGCAGCAAGGCTGCGGCTAACTTCACTCGCTGTTGTTCGCCACCGGACATACGTCGTGTTTGGGTGCGCAAGCCTGGATTAATTCCGACTGCTTCGAGCAACTGTGCTGGATTAGCGGGATTGGGATACAACTTGGCCAAGTACTGCAGCCATTCAAGTGGGCGGGCAGTAGGGAACAGGCCACCTGTTTGCAACATCACCCCGACCTGAGCGCGCACCGAAGGATCTTGAGGATCCATACCCAAAAGCCGCACGCGACCTGATGTAGCAGGCCGCATTCCACAGGCAACTTCAATGGTGCTGCTTT encodes the following:
- a CDS encoding ABC transporter ATP-binding protein; translation: MLAVEISDLTVRYGEIIAVDHLDFIAPMGQITALLGPNGAGKSSTIEVACGMRPATSGRVRLLGMDPQDPSVRAQVGVMLQTGGLFPTARPLEWLQYLAKLYPNPANPAQLLEAVGINPGLRTQTRRMSGGEQQRVKLAAALLPSPALLFLDEPTAGLDALARRNLLELLREQRNQGKAIVLTTHVLPDVEDLADSISVMSNGRIAMQGTLAELTGSSDAISFTGPMHLEILGLQVALPEGYGVTEPEPGRYIVTGSPTPQVMATIASWCAQHGVLVSDLGVGNRTLEQLLIDTSLESGQ